A genomic segment from Actinomycetota bacterium encodes:
- a CDS encoding small multi-drug export protein has product MGHYFSELPYQLATFFTAMVPIGELRASIPIALGTYKMGIIETYIISVIGNLVPVILIIWILEPVSRFLMSRFKLFDRFFTWLFNRTRKKYYKRFEKYSGFALAGFVCIPLPITGGWTGALIAFVFGIPPKKALLDISIGILLAGIIVTVIFKTVGYVRFITAG; this is encoded by the coding sequence ATGGGCCATTATTTTTCAGAACTGCCATACCAGCTAGCCACTTTCTTTACTGCTATGGTACCTATAGGTGAACTAAGGGCTTCTATCCCCATAGCTTTGGGGACATATAAGATGGGTATCATCGAAACTTATATTATTTCGGTAATTGGAAACCTTGTACCGGTCATACTCATAATATGGATACTGGAGCCTGTATCCAGGTTTTTAATGTCCAGGTTCAAACTATTTGACCGTTTTTTTACTTGGCTTTTTAACCGTACCCGGAAAAAATATTATAAAAGATTTGAAAAATACAGTGGTTTTGCCCTGGCTGGTTTTGTCTGCATTCCCCTCCCCATAACCGGTGGTTGGACAGGGGCACTCATTGCATTTGTGTTTGGCATACCCCCCAAAAAGGCCTTACTGGACATTAGTATTGGAATACTTCTGGCGGGAATTATAGTTACAGTAATCTTTAAAACAGTAGGATATGTCAGGTTTATAACCGCTGGTTAG
- a CDS encoding sugar phosphate nucleotidyltransferase: MKGVILAGGLGTRLWPCTKVTNKHLLPVYDKPMIYYPLETMVEAGLKDIMIVTGGNYAGDFLRLLGNGSEFGLKDISYTYQEGEGGIADALKLAENFVDKDKIFVMLGDNIIEDNIGPYIKQFDQQQKGAHIFLKQVQDPQRFGVAEIRDGKVLGIEEKPKNPKSNYAVTGLYMYDNQVFDIIKKLKPSDRGEFEITDVNNHYIKKGTMSYTILDGWWTDAGTFESLYRASRLVAENFQK, translated from the coding sequence ATGAAAGGGGTAATATTAGCAGGAGGATTAGGCACCAGGCTTTGGCCATGTACTAAGGTTACCAATAAACATCTACTTCCCGTTTATGATAAACCCATGATTTATTATCCATTGGAGACCATGGTAGAGGCAGGATTGAAAGATATAATGATAGTTACCGGTGGTAATTATGCTGGAGATTTCTTACGGCTGTTGGGCAATGGAAGCGAATTTGGCTTAAAAGACATAAGCTATACTTATCAGGAGGGGGAGGGCGGTATAGCAGATGCATTAAAACTGGCTGAAAACTTTGTGGATAAAGATAAAATTTTTGTGATGCTTGGTGATAATATTATTGAAGATAACATCGGCCCATACATTAAACAATTTGATCAGCAGCAGAAAGGGGCCCATATATTTTTAAAACAGGTACAAGATCCCCAGAGGTTTGGTGTAGCTGAAATAAGGGATGGTAAGGTATTAGGAATTGAAGAAAAGCCCAAAAACCCTAAAAGCAACTATGCTGTTACCGGACTCTACATGTATGATAATCAGGTGTTTGATATCATCAAAAAACTTAAACCCTCAGACAGGGGTGAATTCGAAATCACCGATGTTAACAATCATTATATAAAAAAGGGTACCATGAGCTATACCATCCTAGACGGATGGTGGACTGATGCTGGTACCTTTGAATCCCTATATAGGGCTAGCAGGCTGGTAGCTGAGAATTTTCAAAAATAA
- the uppP gene encoding undecaprenyl-diphosphatase UppP gives MSILQSIILGIIQGLTEFFPISSSGHLVIFPYLFNWDYLPLYFTVTVHFGTLLAVVLVFYKDIFNILKSFFLALFKRNQDHASLKLGWFLILGSIPAAIAGFFLEDYADRLFSNPVMVAFLLLLTAALLFGSEYYAKKQVEKQSKDVYVHDELASSLTWKKSLIIGLGQAIAIMPGVSRSGATISFGRFLSLSRKQSVRFSFLLSVPVIFGSFLFQVLKVRQAIFDGGSTIALNLGIGFICSFLSGLFAIKFMLRLVENKNLNGFAVYCVLLSILIIILNFIKL, from the coding sequence TTGAGCATATTACAGTCAATTATTTTAGGCATTATCCAAGGGCTAACTGAGTTTTTCCCCATAAGCAGTTCAGGACATCTGGTAATTTTCCCTTATTTGTTTAATTGGGATTACCTCCCCTTATATTTTACGGTTACCGTACATTTCGGCACCCTGTTGGCAGTAGTATTGGTATTTTATAAAGATATTTTTAACATACTTAAATCTTTTTTTCTGGCTTTGTTTAAAAGAAACCAAGATCATGCAAGTTTAAAGCTGGGTTGGTTTTTAATTTTAGGATCTATTCCCGCCGCTATAGCTGGATTTTTTCTGGAGGACTATGCAGACAGGCTATTTTCCAATCCGGTTATGGTAGCTTTCTTATTGCTATTGACTGCAGCCTTGTTGTTTGGAAGTGAATATTATGCTAAAAAGCAGGTAGAAAAGCAATCCAAGGATGTTTATGTCCATGATGAATTGGCAAGCTCACTAACCTGGAAAAAATCATTAATAATTGGGCTGGGCCAGGCTATAGCTATTATGCCCGGAGTTTCAAGGTCTGGGGCTACCATATCCTTTGGAAGGTTCTTATCTCTTAGCCGCAAGCAAAGTGTTAGATTTTCTTTTTTACTTTCCGTACCGGTTATATTTGGTTCTTTTTTATTTCAGGTACTGAAAGTCAGGCAAGCTATTTTTGATGGAGGGTCAACTATAGCTTTAAACTTAGGGATTGGATTTATTTGCTCTTTTTTGTCGGGGCTTTTTGCTATAAAATTTATGTTAAGATTGGTTGAAAACAAAAATTTGAATGGTTTTGCAGTTTACTGTGTTTTACTATCTATTTTGATTATTATTTTAAACTTTATAAAGTTATAA
- a CDS encoding DUF72 domain-containing protein, which yields MQLFLGTSGYKYKDWEGEYYPLGLDSKDNLSYYAGDFNTVEINFTYYSLPNPYIFGNMAKKVPDGFLFSVKVHHSVTHSQELDTGQQKEFIEALKPLQHNSLLGCILAQFPFSFKYNTNNLNYLKKVGDFFSKYNLAVEFRHNSWLNPIVMEAMSNLNMAFSNVDEPQLPGLIPPADTVTSRIGYIRFHGRNAKYWWNHQQAYQRYDYQYQNQELIEWLPRIKKIISLTDKVFIYFNNHYQAKAVKSALALSGLLQDANIITSQN from the coding sequence GTGCAATTATTTCTAGGTACCTCCGGGTATAAATATAAGGATTGGGAGGGAGAGTATTATCCTTTAGGCTTAGATAGCAAAGATAATCTTTCTTATTATGCCGGGGATTTTAATACGGTAGAAATAAATTTTACCTATTATTCTCTTCCCAATCCTTATATCTTTGGAAACATGGCTAAGAAGGTGCCTGATGGATTTTTATTTTCAGTAAAAGTCCATCATTCAGTTACTCATAGCCAGGAACTTGATACAGGGCAACAAAAAGAATTTATTGAAGCCCTAAAGCCATTACAACATAATTCGCTATTAGGATGCATACTGGCTCAATTTCCATTTTCATTTAAATACAATACCAATAATTTAAATTATTTAAAAAAAGTAGGAGATTTTTTTTCCAAATATAACCTGGCTGTAGAATTCAGGCATAATTCTTGGCTAAATCCTATAGTCATGGAAGCCATGAGTAATCTAAATATGGCTTTTAGTAATGTGGATGAACCCCAATTACCAGGGCTGATACCGCCAGCCGATACTGTAACCAGCAGAATAGGTTATATAAGGTTTCATGGACGCAACGCAAAGTATTGGTGGAATCATCAGCAGGCTTATCAGAGATACGACTACCAATACCAAAACCAGGAATTAATAGAATGGCTGCCCAGGATAAAAAAGATTATCTCCCTTACGGATAAAGTCTTTATTTATTTCAATAACCATTACCAGGCTAAAGCTGTGAAATCAGCCCTGGCACTTTCCGGTTTGCTGCAAGATGCTAATATTATTACTTCACAAAATTAA
- the trxA gene encoding thioredoxin: protein MADMIQLNDADFEDQVINSDLPVLVDFWAVWCGPCKMIAPELEKLSDEKKDVLKIGKLNVDENRDTAIKYGISSIPTLLLFKDGKIAKKLIGAMSKDKILNEISSYL, encoded by the coding sequence ATGGCAGATATGATACAGTTAAATGATGCAGATTTTGAAGATCAGGTAATAAATTCAGATCTACCAGTATTGGTAGATTTTTGGGCAGTATGGTGCGGGCCTTGTAAGATGATTGCTCCGGAATTGGAAAAGTTGTCCGATGAAAAAAAGGACGTCTTGAAAATTGGTAAGTTGAATGTAGACGAGAATAGAGATACTGCTATCAAATATGGAATAAGCAGCATCCCTACTCTTTTATTGTTTAAAGATGGTAAAATTGCAAAGAAACTAATAGGAGCCATGTCCAAAGACAAGATTCTAAATGAAATATCTTCCTACCTTTAG